Proteins found in one Choloepus didactylus isolate mChoDid1 chromosome 3, mChoDid1.pri, whole genome shotgun sequence genomic segment:
- the POU4F2 gene encoding POU domain, class 4, transcription factor 2 isoform X1: MMMMSLNSKQAFTMPHAGSLHVEPKYSALHSASPGSSASAAPSASSPSSSSNAGGGGGSGGGGGGRSSSASSSGSSGGGGGSEAMRRACLPTPPSNIFGGLDESLLARAEALAAVDIVSQSKNHHHHPPHHSPFKPDATYHTMNTIPCTSAASSSSVPISHPSALAGTHHHHHHHHHHHHQPHQALEGELLEHLSPGLALGAMAGPDGAVVSTPAHAPHMATMNPMHQAALSMAHAHGLPSHMGCMSDVDADPRDLEAFAERFKQRRIKLGVTQADVGSALANLKIPGVGSLSQSTICRFESLTLSHNNMIALKPILQAWLEEAEKSHREKLTKPELFNGAEKKRKRTSIAAPEKRSLEAYFAIQPRPSSEKIAAIAEKLDLKKNVVRVWFCNQRQKQKRMKYSAGI, translated from the exons atgatgatgatgtctCTGAACAGCAAGCAGGCATTCACCATGCCGCACGCCGGTAGCCTGCACGTGGAGCCCAAGTACTCCGCACTGCACAGTGCCTCGCCCGGCTCCTCGGCATCCGCGGCGCCCTCGGCCAGCTCCCCCAGTAGCTCAAGCAATGCTGGCGGCGGTGGCGGCAGTGGCGGCGGCGGAGGAGGCCGGAGTAGCAGCGCCAGTAGCAGtggcagcagcggcggcggcgggggctcgGAGGCGATGCGGAGAGCGTGTCTTCCAACCCCACCG AGCAATATATTCGGCGGGCTGGATGAAAGTCTGCTGGCCCGCGCCGAGGCTCTCGCAGCCGTGGACATCGTCTCCCAGAGCaagaaccaccaccaccacccgccCCATCACAGCCCCTTCAAGCCGGACGCCACTTACCATACCATGAACACCATCCCGTGCACGTCGGCCGCCTCCTCTTCATCCGTGCCCATCTCGCACCCGTCCGCGCTGGCGGGCacgcaccatcaccaccaccaccaccatcaccaccaccaccagccgcACCAGGCGCTCGAGGGCGAGCTGCTGGAGCACCTGAGTCCGGGGCTTGCTCTGGGTGCCATGGCGGGTCCCGACGGCGCGGTGGTGTCCACGCCGGCTCACGCACCGCACATGGCCACCATGAACCCCATGCACCAAGCGGCGCTCAGCATGGCCCACGCACACGGGCTGCCCTCACACATGGGCTGTATGAGCGACGTGGATGCCGACCCGCGGGACCTGGAGGCGTTCGCCGAGCGCTTCAAGCAGCGGCGCATAAAGCTGGGGGTAACCCAGGCGGACGTGGGTTCCGCTCTGGCCAACCTCAAGATCCCTGGCGTGGGCTCGCTTAGTCAGAGCACCATCTGCAGGTTCGAGTCCCTTACGCTGTCGCACAACAACATGATCGCGCTCAAGCCCATTCTGCAGGCGTGGCTTGAAGAGGCGGAGAAGTCCCACCGCGAGAAGCTCACCAAGCCCGAGCTCTTCAACGGCGCAGAGAAGAAGCGCAAGCGCACGTCCATTGCGGCGCCGGAGAAACGCTCGCTGGAAGCTTACTTCGCCATCCAGCCACGGCCCTCCTCGGAGAAGATCGCCGCGATCGCAGAGAAGCTGGACCTAAAGAAAAACGTGGTGCGCGTCTGGTTCTGCAACCAGAGGCAGAAGCAGAAAAGGATGAAATATTCCGCGGGCATTTAG
- the POU4F2 gene encoding POU domain, class 4, transcription factor 2 isoform X2 has translation MMSLNSKQAFTMPHAGSLHVEPKYSALHSGSEAMRRACLPTPQLQSNIFGGLDESLLARAEALAAVDIVSQSKNHHHHPPHHSPFKPDATYHTMNTIPCTSAASSSSVPISHPSALAGTHHHHHHHHHHHHQPHQALEGELLEHLSPGLALGAMAGPDGAVVSTPAHAPHMATMNPMHQAALSMAHAHGLPSHMGCMSDVDADPRDLEAFAERFKQRRIKLGVTQADVGSALANLKIPGVGSLSQSTICRFESLTLSHNNMIALKPILQAWLEEAEKSHREKLTKPELFNGAEKKRKRTSIAAPEKRSLEAYFAIQPRPSSEKIAAIAEKLDLKKNVVRVWFCNQRQKQKRMKYSAGI, from the exons atgatgtctCTGAACAGCAAGCAGGCATTCACCATGCCGCACGCCGGTAGCCTGCACGTGGAGCCCAAGTACTCCGCACTGCACAGT ggctcgGAGGCGATGCGGAGAGCGTGTCTTCCAACCCC GCAATTGCAGAGCAATATATTCGGCGGGCTGGATGAAAGTCTGCTGGCCCGCGCCGAGGCTCTCGCAGCCGTGGACATCGTCTCCCAGAGCaagaaccaccaccaccacccgccCCATCACAGCCCCTTCAAGCCGGACGCCACTTACCATACCATGAACACCATCCCGTGCACGTCGGCCGCCTCCTCTTCATCCGTGCCCATCTCGCACCCGTCCGCGCTGGCGGGCacgcaccatcaccaccaccaccaccatcaccaccaccaccagccgcACCAGGCGCTCGAGGGCGAGCTGCTGGAGCACCTGAGTCCGGGGCTTGCTCTGGGTGCCATGGCGGGTCCCGACGGCGCGGTGGTGTCCACGCCGGCTCACGCACCGCACATGGCCACCATGAACCCCATGCACCAAGCGGCGCTCAGCATGGCCCACGCACACGGGCTGCCCTCACACATGGGCTGTATGAGCGACGTGGATGCCGACCCGCGGGACCTGGAGGCGTTCGCCGAGCGCTTCAAGCAGCGGCGCATAAAGCTGGGGGTAACCCAGGCGGACGTGGGTTCCGCTCTGGCCAACCTCAAGATCCCTGGCGTGGGCTCGCTTAGTCAGAGCACCATCTGCAGGTTCGAGTCCCTTACGCTGTCGCACAACAACATGATCGCGCTCAAGCCCATTCTGCAGGCGTGGCTTGAAGAGGCGGAGAAGTCCCACCGCGAGAAGCTCACCAAGCCCGAGCTCTTCAACGGCGCAGAGAAGAAGCGCAAGCGCACGTCCATTGCGGCGCCGGAGAAACGCTCGCTGGAAGCTTACTTCGCCATCCAGCCACGGCCCTCCTCGGAGAAGATCGCCGCGATCGCAGAGAAGCTGGACCTAAAGAAAAACGTGGTGCGCGTCTGGTTCTGCAACCAGAGGCAGAAGCAGAAAAGGATGAAATATTCCGCGGGCATTTAG